From the genome of Thermogutta terrifontis, one region includes:
- a CDS encoding AAA family ATPase yields MGTTPLAGKSASRQSSDDKKLDELVERLHRLVGARTVSVEESRPPQQESPRIDALSSKSLEEWAETDFVPIEPESLEDAQLTESEVEALILKFLLNTGDATGRQIADQVKLPFKIIDPLMRRMKGDRLVVHRSDAPMNDYVYELTELGRERARRYAEHCTYFGAAPVSLRDYVASVAVQSLTKQRPTRDDLRRALEGLVISEEMLNRLGPAVNSGRGLFLYGAPGNGKTTIAERVTAAFGPYIWIPRAIGVDGEIIRVFDPVNHFEVPLPDPEGLLDTRHIDKRWVRIRRPTIVAGGELTMSALEVTLNTSTGICEAPLQMKSNCGTLVIDDFGRQRMPIRELLNRWIVPLERRYDFLNLPNGKKITVPFDQLIIFSTNLEPRELVDEAFLRRIPYKIEVIDPSEEQFRQLFRILAPQLGIKFNEDAVNYLIEKHYKAVGRPFRFCQPRDLMLQVLHYCNYLQITPELKPEYFDIAVANYFSVM; encoded by the coding sequence ATGGGAACCACGCCGCTCGCCGGGAAATCGGCCAGCCGCCAATCGTCGGACGATAAAAAACTGGACGAGCTCGTGGAACGGCTGCACCGTCTGGTTGGTGCACGGACCGTCTCTGTGGAAGAATCGCGGCCGCCGCAACAAGAATCACCCCGAATCGACGCATTGTCTTCAAAATCCCTTGAAGAGTGGGCAGAAACGGACTTCGTGCCGATCGAGCCGGAAAGCCTGGAGGACGCGCAGCTCACCGAGAGCGAGGTCGAAGCCCTCATCTTGAAGTTTCTGCTCAACACGGGCGACGCCACGGGACGGCAGATCGCCGATCAGGTGAAGTTGCCATTCAAGATCATCGACCCCCTGATGCGGCGGATGAAGGGCGATCGCCTGGTCGTTCATCGGTCTGATGCCCCCATGAACGACTATGTGTATGAGTTGACGGAGCTCGGGCGGGAACGGGCCAGGCGTTATGCTGAGCACTGCACCTATTTTGGCGCCGCGCCTGTGTCTCTCAGAGACTACGTGGCCAGTGTGGCCGTGCAGTCTTTGACAAAGCAGCGTCCGACCCGAGATGATTTGCGTCGCGCCCTGGAAGGTCTCGTCATCAGCGAGGAGATGCTTAACCGTCTGGGGCCTGCTGTCAACTCTGGTCGTGGGCTCTTTCTCTACGGGGCACCAGGAAATGGCAAAACGACGATTGCCGAGCGGGTGACGGCAGCCTTTGGGCCTTATATCTGGATCCCCCGGGCGATCGGCGTGGACGGGGAGATCATTCGCGTCTTCGATCCGGTGAATCATTTCGAGGTGCCGCTTCCCGATCCGGAAGGACTCCTGGACACCCGGCATATCGACAAGCGCTGGGTTCGCATTCGCCGACCTACCATTGTAGCTGGCGGTGAATTAACAATGTCCGCTCTAGAGGTCACCCTCAACACTTCAACGGGGATTTGCGAAGCTCCACTTCAAATGAAGAGCAACTGTGGCACGCTTGTCATCGACGACTTTGGTCGCCAGAGGATGCCCATCCGCGAGTTGCTCAATCGCTGGATCGTGCCTTTGGAGCGTCGCTACGACTTTTTGAACCTTCCCAATGGGAAAAAGATCACCGTTCCATTCGACCAACTCATCATTTTTTCCACGAATCTCGAACCCCGCGAGTTGGTGGACGAAGCTTTCCTCCGTCGCATTCCCTACAAAATCGAGGTGATCGATCCTTCGGAAGAGCAATTCCGCCAGCTTTTCCGAATCCTCGCGCCACAACTCGGAATTAAGTTCAACGAAGATGCCGTGAACTACTTGATCGAAAAGCATTACAAGGCGGTGGGAAGACCATTCCGGTTCTGCCAGCCCCGTGATCTGATGCTCCAGGTCCTCCATTATTGCAATTACCTGCAGATCACACCCGAGTTAAAGCCCGAGTATTTCGATATCGCCGTAGCGAACTACTTCTCGGTCATGTAG
- the rsmA gene encoding 16S rRNA (adenine(1518)-N(6)/adenine(1519)-N(6))-dimethyltransferase RsmA — protein MSTAGSPRQTLTFVRERLEAAGVRPKTDLGQNFLIDLNLLRVLADTAQLGPQDVVLEVGTGTGSLTNLLAERAGYVISVEIDPKLHAVAKELVGQKANVRLLCQDALKSKNRFHPAVLEAVEEALAEGNRQFKLVANLPYNVATPVLTNLLSLERPPVTMTATIQKELADRIVARPGTKDYGALSVWIQSQCRARIERTMPPQVFWPRPKVFSAIIHIVLEPERRNRIQDRELFHSFIRGLFLHRRKFLRAQVLSALGRKTDKAAVDEVLQKMGFDPQARAEQLDVESILRLYGALRDQFRGGAFATPEVETQESSGEELSKDFPGDSEDDSEKD, from the coding sequence ATGAGCACCGCTGGTTCACCGCGACAAACCCTGACGTTTGTCCGAGAACGCCTGGAGGCTGCCGGAGTTCGCCCGAAAACAGACCTCGGGCAGAATTTTCTCATCGACCTCAACTTACTGCGTGTTCTTGCAGACACGGCCCAGTTGGGGCCTCAGGATGTGGTCCTGGAAGTGGGTACGGGAACCGGCAGCCTGACCAACTTGCTGGCGGAACGCGCCGGATATGTTATTTCGGTGGAAATCGATCCCAAGCTCCACGCAGTTGCCAAGGAGTTGGTCGGTCAGAAGGCCAATGTCCGGCTGTTATGCCAGGATGCCCTGAAAAGCAAAAACCGTTTCCATCCCGCGGTGCTGGAGGCAGTGGAGGAGGCGCTCGCCGAGGGCAATCGGCAATTCAAACTGGTGGCAAACCTGCCCTATAATGTGGCCACTCCGGTGCTGACGAATTTACTGTCACTGGAACGGCCTCCGGTGACGATGACTGCGACGATTCAGAAAGAGCTGGCAGACCGGATTGTTGCCAGGCCGGGTACCAAAGATTACGGGGCGTTGAGTGTTTGGATTCAAAGCCAATGTCGCGCGAGAATTGAGCGGACCATGCCCCCGCAGGTGTTCTGGCCGCGGCCGAAAGTTTTTTCGGCGATCATTCACATCGTGTTGGAGCCGGAACGGCGAAATCGCATCCAGGACCGGGAACTGTTTCACAGTTTCATCCGCGGTTTGTTTCTCCATCGGCGGAAGTTTTTGCGGGCTCAGGTGCTGAGCGCGCTGGGTAGGAAAACTGATAAGGCCGCTGTGGATGAAGTGCTCCAGAAGATGGGGTTCGATCCCCAAGCTCGCGCGGAGCAACTGGACGTGGAAAGCATCTTACGGCTTTACGGGGCGCTTCGGGATCAATTCAGAGGCGGGGCCTTTGCAACACCGGAAGTGGAAACTCAAGAATCAAGCGGTGAGGAGCTTTCTAAGGACTTTCCCGGAGATTCGGAAGACGATTCAGAAAAAGACTGA
- a CDS encoding DUF6690 family protein: protein MGDNEQKPQEQPKPPPPTPVLNQVILAVIGLLLVLSPIVVLSGSGSLAAVLAKILSGEPVLTSLGMGNGSDQKTVSPQEVEEALPPLVDMSEIFRFDISPDWVVSRFPRVTTGLAILNFQGYRVPLVTGTAEDDLVGTVTYYFDASRQVRRIVFEGTTGNPNRLLAFLATYYGFVYRPTNNPAVYLYVVPEEGSRGETHSYLWIRPRGVLTSSDPQHRFDLSLVLERPDR, encoded by the coding sequence ATGGGCGACAACGAGCAGAAACCCCAGGAACAACCCAAACCACCTCCGCCAACCCCGGTCCTCAACCAGGTGATCCTGGCTGTCATCGGGCTGTTGTTGGTCCTGTCTCCAATTGTCGTGCTTTCTGGATCGGGGTCTCTCGCGGCCGTGCTAGCCAAAATCTTATCGGGAGAACCGGTCCTCACGTCCCTCGGGATGGGCAACGGGTCCGATCAAAAAACGGTCTCCCCGCAAGAAGTGGAAGAGGCTCTGCCACCATTAGTGGACATGAGCGAAATATTCCGCTTCGATATATCCCCTGATTGGGTGGTATCGCGATTTCCACGTGTTACTACAGGTCTGGCTATTTTGAACTTTCAGGGATACCGTGTACCACTCGTCACAGGCACCGCCGAAGACGATCTGGTAGGCACGGTCACTTATTACTTTGATGCTTCGCGGCAGGTTCGAAGGATCGTGTTTGAAGGCACGACCGGTAATCCCAATCGGCTCCTCGCTTTTTTGGCGACCTACTACGGATTTGTTTACCGTCCGACGAACAATCCGGCCGTTTACCTCTACGTCGTGCCCGAAGAAGGGTCGCGGGGGGAAACCCACAGCTACTTGTGGATTCGGCCGCGAGGAGTTCTGACCAGTAGCGATCCGCAGCACCGTTTCGATCTAAGTCTGGTTCTAGAGCGCCCAGACCGATAA
- a CDS encoding menaquinone biosynthetic enzyme MqnA/MqnD family protein, translated as MSELYREEIQARQDDVEPLRVGGVVYLNARPLIWALPSLCPWARISFDVPSRLASQLAAKELDVAIVPAIEAFRSSDYVVLSDACIAAADFARSVVIFSRVPLEKVRTLAVDAASRTSAAVSRILLAEKYGVFPEVRELPLGDDPASLDCDAILMIGDRAMTVKRPPLPHVHDLAAEWCSWTGLPLVFAVWVAHSPERDWSHVARIFAAARDRGLAALDIIARKAAADLGLSYTLCYEYLTRDLHFTMGPKEHESLDLFGRLAAKYGFVPANGRLRVIN; from the coding sequence ATGTCGGAATTGTACCGAGAGGAAATACAAGCGAGACAGGACGATGTTGAGCCCCTGCGTGTTGGGGGTGTCGTCTACCTTAATGCGAGGCCGCTCATTTGGGCGCTGCCGTCGCTGTGTCCCTGGGCCAGGATTTCCTTCGACGTCCCCAGTCGTTTGGCGTCCCAGTTGGCTGCAAAGGAGCTGGACGTGGCCATCGTGCCGGCCATTGAAGCTTTCCGCTCCTCCGATTACGTTGTGCTCTCGGACGCGTGCATCGCGGCAGCGGATTTTGCCCGCAGCGTGGTCATTTTCAGTCGTGTTCCGCTGGAGAAAGTGAGAACACTGGCGGTGGATGCTGCTTCGAGAACCAGCGCCGCGGTTTCCCGCATCCTACTGGCGGAAAAATACGGCGTTTTTCCCGAGGTGCGCGAGTTGCCGCTCGGGGACGATCCCGCTAGCCTGGATTGTGATGCGATTTTGATGATTGGGGACCGGGCGATGACCGTCAAACGTCCTCCGCTTCCCCACGTGCACGACCTGGCGGCGGAGTGGTGTTCCTGGACCGGCCTCCCTTTGGTGTTCGCCGTTTGGGTGGCCCATTCGCCAGAACGTGACTGGAGCCACGTCGCCCGGATTTTCGCCGCTGCGCGGGACCGTGGACTGGCCGCCCTGGATATCATTGCAAGGAAGGCCGCCGCGGATTTAGGGCTTTCCTACACGTTGTGTTACGAGTACCTCACGAGAGACCTGCACTTCACGATGGGTCCAAAAGAACATGAATCCCTCGACCTGTTTGGCAGACTGGCGGCAAAGTACGGATTTGTCCCGGCAAACGGACGGCTGCGGGTCATCAATTGA
- the mqnC gene encoding cyclic dehypoxanthinyl futalosine synthase: MNPSTCLADWRQSTDLSRQTDGCGSSIDRILDRVIGGQRLTDEEALTLLEKGNLSQLGEAAWEVSRRLHPEPYRTYNIDRNINYTNVCVAGCRFCAFYRKPGDPESYVIDYESLFRKIEETLALGGDQILLQGGLNPKLPLQWYEDLLRTIKSRYPQINIHGFSPPEIYFFARMSRLSLEEVLGRLKEAGLGSLPGGGAEILVDSVRKQLARAKVDTEGWLAVCRAWHRLGGRGTATMMFGHVESLADRVAHFRRIRELQDETGGFTAFICWTFQPKNTELEHIPKRGAFDYLRTLAVARLYLDNIPNIQASWVTQGARIGQLSLHFGANDMGSLMIEENVVAAAGTHFRTSEQELRLLISQAGYIPRRRNVFYELLDE, encoded by the coding sequence ATGAATCCCTCGACCTGTTTGGCAGACTGGCGGCAAAGTACGGATTTGTCCCGGCAAACGGACGGCTGCGGGTCATCAATTGATCGGATTCTGGATCGGGTGATCGGTGGCCAGCGATTGACCGACGAGGAAGCGCTGACGCTCCTGGAAAAGGGGAATCTATCTCAGCTTGGGGAGGCTGCGTGGGAAGTTTCCAGGCGACTTCACCCCGAGCCGTATCGCACGTACAACATTGACCGGAACATCAACTATACAAATGTTTGTGTTGCTGGATGTCGATTTTGTGCATTTTACCGCAAGCCGGGCGATCCTGAGTCTTACGTCATTGATTACGAGTCGCTCTTTCGAAAAATCGAGGAGACTCTTGCGCTTGGAGGTGATCAAATCCTCTTGCAGGGTGGTCTCAATCCGAAACTCCCGCTTCAGTGGTATGAGGACCTTTTGCGGACGATCAAGTCGAGATATCCGCAAATCAATATCCATGGCTTCAGCCCCCCGGAAATTTATTTTTTCGCCCGGATGTCTCGGCTGAGTCTGGAAGAAGTTCTCGGACGTTTGAAAGAGGCAGGGTTGGGCAGCTTACCAGGCGGTGGGGCCGAGATCCTAGTGGATTCCGTGCGAAAACAACTCGCCCGCGCCAAAGTGGATACGGAGGGTTGGTTGGCGGTTTGCCGCGCCTGGCACCGTTTGGGCGGCAGAGGGACGGCCACCATGATGTTCGGCCACGTGGAGTCGTTGGCCGACCGGGTCGCCCATTTTCGCCGGATTCGTGAGCTTCAGGATGAGACGGGGGGCTTCACCGCGTTCATTTGTTGGACGTTCCAGCCCAAGAACACGGAGCTGGAACACATCCCCAAACGCGGGGCGTTCGACTACCTGCGAACACTGGCGGTCGCGCGGCTGTATCTGGATAACATTCCCAACATTCAAGCGAGCTGGGTCACCCAGGGTGCGCGAATCGGTCAGCTCTCGCTGCATTTTGGCGCCAATGATATGGGCAGTTTGATGATTGAAGAAAACGTGGTTGCTGCGGCGGGTACCCATTTTCGAACTTCAGAGCAGGAACTGCGTTTGCTTATCTCGCAGGCCGGTTATATTCCCCGCCGCCGAAACGTGTTTTATGAGCTCCTCGACGAGTGA
- a CDS encoding HPP family protein, giving the protein MFSAFSLHGLDRNRQKQRKVCFLYGETATTTTEYAVFLLILTVSAMAGFVTVSGITHFVFQQAYTAMLPVSAENNLPSSQSLIDRALGSLVQNGSHGVTRLDFFVTVLGGLLGLFFAVILVMSFMKPRHRKTQEHPQQKHLAVQQLREIHRRVLYAKRNLLRRVLGRSLDERRVIDLPVKYFMSEQVEAVAPDTPLERVRHIMRQKGIRHLIVADESNQPLGIISSHDLCCRSGSTARDAMTSEPHTVGPGLPISQAITLLLQHGISCLPVVQNGKLAGILTTTDILIGFQALIQAWELVHQPPADIEEPEATECDGNSALTISHEDKSPRDASSAQCVC; this is encoded by the coding sequence ATGTTCTCGGCGTTTAGCCTGCACGGTTTGGATCGTAACCGGCAAAAGCAAAGGAAAGTTTGTTTTCTCTATGGCGAAACTGCCACGACGACCACGGAATACGCGGTTTTCCTGCTCATTCTGACTGTTTCCGCGATGGCAGGATTTGTAACCGTTTCTGGAATTACGCACTTTGTTTTTCAGCAGGCATATACTGCGATGTTGCCGGTCAGTGCAGAGAACAACCTGCCATCCTCGCAGTCGCTCATCGACCGTGCGCTGGGTTCACTCGTGCAGAACGGTTCTCATGGGGTCACGCGCCTTGACTTTTTCGTAACGGTTCTCGGTGGGCTATTGGGGTTGTTCTTCGCGGTGATCCTCGTGATGAGCTTCATGAAGCCACGCCACCGGAAAACGCAAGAGCATCCTCAACAGAAACATCTGGCAGTTCAGCAGCTTCGAGAGATCCACCGGCGTGTCCTCTATGCTAAAAGAAATCTCCTTCGCAGAGTGCTCGGCCGATCTCTTGACGAGCGCCGCGTCATTGACCTGCCCGTGAAATACTTTATGTCCGAACAGGTGGAAGCCGTTGCCCCCGACACACCGCTGGAACGCGTTCGGCACATCATGCGTCAGAAAGGCATCCGACACCTGATTGTGGCCGACGAGAGCAACCAGCCTCTGGGGATCATCAGTTCCCATGACCTCTGCTGCCGTAGTGGCTCCACAGCGCGAGACGCGATGACTTCCGAGCCCCACACTGTTGGTCCCGGACTCCCCATCAGCCAAGCCATTACACTGCTGCTCCAACACGGGATTTCCTGCCTTCCCGTGGTTCAAAACGGTAAACTTGCGGGGATCCTAACCACCACCGACATCCTTATCGGTTTTCAGGCGCTCATTCAGGCCTGGGAACTTGTTCACCAACCGCCGGCGGATATTGAGGAGCCTGAGGCCACAGAGTGCGACGGCAACTCGGCGTTGACGATTTCGCATGAAGATAAAAGCCCCCGCGACGCATCGTCAGCACAATGCGTCTGTTAG
- a CDS encoding RsmB/NOP family class I SAM-dependent RNA methyltransferase yields MHGHTGEGKPLQERSPETSPCPDDLELAIRHLPPEFIARLRRIVPGAWLEDCLMSFLASKCVGFRVNTLKSDQPTLERELAEMAVSFEKGEWLPEAYLAPPSMRDVLSHSPAFTEGRLYIQDLSSMLAVHVLDPQPGEEILDLAAAPGGKTCFVAARMQNRGRIAAVEVIRERMYRLMANLRTAGAQIVDVYLTDGRTVGNKTPNRFDRVLLDAPCSSEARIHLTEPDSYARWSLRKIAECSRKQRGLLVSAVKAAKPGGLIVYCTCSFAPEENEAVVDYALKEFGGEVEVIPVSIPISNWMPGLMEWEGQKFHPDVTKSVRILPTSEMRGFFLCCLIKRRESTVVRNRPSASRSGKGRHQRHAKKVGWDDIEEGS; encoded by the coding sequence ATGCACGGTCATACCGGTGAGGGCAAACCCCTTCAGGAACGAAGTCCTGAAACCTCTCCCTGCCCAGACGACCTGGAATTGGCCATCCGTCACTTGCCGCCCGAGTTTATCGCGCGGCTGAGAAGAATTGTGCCAGGTGCGTGGCTTGAGGACTGTCTAATGAGCTTTCTTGCGTCAAAATGCGTTGGCTTTCGGGTCAACACTCTGAAAAGCGATCAGCCAACACTGGAAAGAGAACTGGCCGAGATGGCCGTGTCATTCGAAAAAGGGGAGTGGTTGCCCGAAGCCTATCTGGCACCGCCATCCATGCGGGATGTGCTTAGTCATTCGCCGGCGTTTACCGAGGGGCGGTTGTATATTCAGGATCTCTCCAGCATGTTGGCCGTCCATGTGTTGGACCCGCAGCCAGGTGAGGAGATTCTTGACCTGGCGGCTGCGCCCGGCGGCAAAACCTGCTTTGTGGCGGCACGGATGCAAAATCGGGGACGCATTGCGGCCGTGGAGGTGATTCGCGAGCGGATGTACAGACTGATGGCCAACCTCCGGACGGCCGGCGCACAAATTGTCGACGTCTATTTGACGGATGGCCGAACCGTCGGTAACAAGACCCCGAATCGGTTCGATCGCGTGTTACTGGACGCCCCGTGTTCCTCGGAGGCGCGAATCCACCTGACAGAGCCGGACTCTTACGCCCGGTGGAGTCTTCGAAAAATTGCCGAGTGTTCTCGCAAGCAGCGGGGACTGCTGGTGTCAGCCGTGAAAGCAGCCAAGCCGGGTGGTCTGATCGTGTACTGTACCTGTTCTTTCGCGCCCGAAGAGAATGAAGCTGTTGTTGATTACGCGCTTAAGGAATTCGGAGGTGAGGTGGAGGTCATTCCCGTTTCAATTCCCATCTCAAATTGGATGCCTGGGCTGATGGAATGGGAGGGCCAGAAATTTCACCCGGACGTGACCAAATCAGTGCGGATTCTGCCCACCTCGGAGATGCGGGGCTTCTTCCTCTGTTGTCTGATCAAGCGGAGAGAATCCACCGTGGTCCGAAACCGCCCAAGTGCCAGCCGATCGGGAAAAGGCCGCCACCAGCGGCACGCCAAAAAAGTGGGTTGGGACGATATAGAGGAGGGGAGTTAG
- a CDS encoding riboflavin synthase gives MFSGIVEALGTVAAVISEPPGVRLVVREPRIAAETKVADSIAVNGCCLTVIAVDGDTFAFQAGPETLSRTNLGDLKEGSRVNLERSLKIGDRLGGHFVTGHIDDVGYLIQREDFGEWSRFWFQIPRRLARQMAPKGSIAVDGVSLTIVDSEPERFSVALIPYTLAVTTLGPMKVGDKVNLETDILAKYVERQLEAKTWPV, from the coding sequence ATGTTTTCGGGGATTGTCGAGGCGCTGGGGACCGTCGCGGCCGTTATTTCGGAGCCCCCAGGGGTGCGACTTGTGGTGCGTGAACCCCGGATTGCCGCGGAAACAAAGGTGGCCGACAGCATCGCTGTCAACGGATGTTGTCTCACCGTCATTGCCGTTGATGGAGACACCTTTGCGTTCCAGGCAGGGCCGGAAACCCTTTCGCGGACCAATTTGGGAGATCTCAAGGAGGGAAGTCGTGTTAACCTGGAGCGCTCCCTAAAAATAGGGGATCGCCTGGGCGGGCATTTTGTGACCGGCCACATTGATGATGTGGGGTATCTTATTCAACGGGAAGACTTTGGTGAGTGGTCGCGATTCTGGTTCCAGATTCCGCGCCGACTGGCTCGCCAAATGGCTCCCAAAGGATCCATCGCTGTTGACGGCGTGAGTCTCACCATTGTCGACAGTGAGCCTGAGCGCTTCAGCGTTGCGCTGATTCCTTACACACTTGCTGTTACCACTTTGGGACCGATGAAAGTGGGTGACAAAGTCAATCTGGAAACAGACATCCTGGCCAAATACGTGGAAAGGCAACTTGAGGCAAAAACCTGGCCTGTTTAA
- the surE gene encoding 5'/3'-nucleotidase SurE, with the protein MLILLTNDDGIYAPGLAALSRALKQLGEVQVVAPATEQSGVGHSITYLRPLILKEVFQGDKHFGFAVDGSPADCVKLGVTELCPRRPDVVVSGINVGLNAGIAVLYSGTVAAAIEGAFFGITSIAVSLQFEENPLFDRAAEIAVQIIAQLLEKKAAGSRLFNLNIPTAAVFNPQPEVCVVPMDVRQFGERYEKRVDPWGRTYYWATGEPAPEPGDHGTDLSVLAQGKIAITPLHFDLTAHNALKALETCRFCVQQPPTWENGTVVSAPLVVRSTRRLQSIVSPETDQS; encoded by the coding sequence GTGCTGATACTGCTGACAAATGACGATGGAATCTATGCGCCAGGGTTGGCTGCTTTGTCTCGAGCGCTCAAGCAGTTGGGGGAGGTGCAGGTCGTCGCTCCCGCCACAGAGCAAAGCGGAGTGGGGCATTCCATCACTTATTTGCGCCCACTCATTCTCAAGGAAGTTTTTCAGGGCGATAAGCATTTCGGGTTTGCGGTCGACGGAAGCCCGGCGGACTGTGTCAAACTTGGTGTGACGGAGTTGTGCCCTCGTCGTCCTGATGTTGTGGTCAGCGGAATCAATGTAGGACTCAACGCGGGTATTGCCGTCCTGTATTCGGGAACCGTTGCTGCCGCTATCGAAGGGGCGTTTTTCGGGATCACGAGTATCGCCGTATCGCTTCAGTTTGAGGAAAATCCCCTATTCGACCGCGCGGCAGAAATTGCAGTGCAGATCATTGCCCAACTGTTAGAGAAAAAGGCTGCAGGAAGTCGGCTTTTCAATCTCAACATCCCGACGGCGGCCGTGTTCAATCCACAGCCTGAAGTGTGTGTTGTTCCGATGGATGTGCGTCAGTTCGGCGAGCGGTACGAGAAGCGCGTGGATCCATGGGGGCGAACGTACTACTGGGCAACCGGCGAGCCGGCGCCGGAACCCGGAGACCACGGGACCGACCTTTCCGTGTTGGCTCAGGGGAAGATTGCGATCACACCACTTCACTTCGATCTCACGGCTCACAACGCGCTCAAAGCTTTGGAAACATGCCGATTCTGTGTGCAGCAGCCCCCGACGTGGGAAAACGGGACGGTGGTTTCGGCACCACTGGTTGTGCGCTCCACCCGGCGATTACAATCGATTGTGTCGCCAGAAACTGATCAATCCTGA
- a CDS encoding DNA integrity scanning protein DisA nucleotide-binding domain protein: MTENVKLLLEHAAAVAKAAEAAAILILWPGKADWSRVTGLLGDQKLIVAVDTPAQAEPLHNSKVHVVITNMPESSPQDRLAEALVECVTEEYVAMGNDLVAVYGAFDATSLDTLSLFHLSDYLGRLTVRELRQLKTDIPVETLKLVINLAIEIGREGREGKPVGTIFVIGDTRRVLAHTRPLGFDPVRGYSKRERNLFDAKVREGIKEIAQLDGAFIISKDGYVVAACRHIDCSADGISLSKGLGSRHWAAAAITRRTKAVAVCVSQSSGTVRVFHDGEVRMRIEPERKRVVVWRDTDGNPETAR, translated from the coding sequence TTGACCGAGAACGTGAAACTACTCCTGGAGCATGCTGCGGCGGTGGCCAAGGCGGCTGAAGCGGCAGCCATTCTCATTTTGTGGCCGGGAAAGGCAGACTGGTCCCGCGTGACAGGGCTGCTGGGGGATCAAAAACTGATTGTGGCGGTGGACACGCCTGCCCAGGCGGAGCCTCTGCATAATTCGAAAGTCCACGTCGTGATCACCAACATGCCGGAGTCATCGCCCCAGGACCGCCTGGCGGAGGCCCTTGTGGAGTGCGTGACGGAGGAGTACGTGGCCATGGGCAACGATCTGGTTGCCGTTTATGGGGCCTTCGATGCGACGTCGCTGGACACCCTCAGTCTGTTTCACCTGTCAGATTACTTGGGAAGACTGACCGTTCGCGAGTTACGCCAGCTCAAAACAGACATTCCCGTCGAAACCCTCAAGCTGGTCATCAATCTGGCGATCGAGATCGGTCGCGAAGGCCGGGAAGGAAAACCAGTCGGCACAATCTTCGTCATTGGTGATACCCGCCGCGTTCTCGCCCATACTCGGCCTCTGGGCTTTGACCCTGTTCGAGGATACAGCAAACGCGAGCGAAACCTATTTGATGCCAAGGTTCGCGAGGGGATCAAGGAAATCGCCCAGCTCGACGGGGCGTTCATTATCAGCAAAGACGGATATGTTGTGGCTGCGTGCCGTCACATTGACTGCTCGGCTGATGGGATTTCCCTCAGCAAAGGACTGGGTTCGCGACACTGGGCCGCGGCGGCCATTACCCGCCGGACAAAAGCCGTGGCGGTTTGCGTCAGCCAATCCAGCGGTACGGTGCGCGTATTCCACGATGGCGAGGTGCGCATGCGAATCGAGCCGGAGCGCAAACGAGTTGTGGTCTGGCGGGATACCGACGGCAATCCGGAAACCGCGCGGTAG